A DNA window from Allokutzneria albata contains the following coding sequences:
- a CDS encoding DUF3830 family protein: MARYITITLDKRGVSCRARLLDAEAPRTCKAVWDALPQSGSAYHAKYARNEIYTLVPPFADPQPGRENPTVTPIPGDVVYFGFEAWEIGNPAYGYEDASEAHSDQGATDLAIFYGRNNLLINGDAGWVPGNVFATIEEGLAEIAAAAQDLWLRGVEGETLSFARATD; this comes from the coding sequence GTGGCCCGCTACATCACCATCACCCTGGACAAGCGCGGGGTGTCCTGCCGCGCCCGGCTGCTCGACGCGGAGGCGCCGCGGACCTGCAAGGCCGTGTGGGACGCGCTGCCGCAGAGCGGATCGGCCTACCACGCCAAGTACGCCCGCAACGAGATCTACACGTTGGTCCCGCCGTTCGCCGATCCCCAGCCCGGCAGGGAGAACCCGACCGTGACGCCGATCCCCGGCGACGTCGTGTACTTCGGCTTCGAGGCGTGGGAGATCGGCAACCCGGCCTACGGCTACGAGGACGCCAGCGAGGCGCACAGCGACCAGGGCGCCACCGACCTGGCGATCTTCTACGGCCGCAACAACCTGCTGATCAACGGCGACGCGGGCTGGGTGCCCGGCAACGTCTTCGCCACCATCGAGGAGGGGCTCGCCGAGATCGCCGCCGCCGCCCAGGACCTGTGGCTGCGCGGTGTGGAGGGCGAAACCCTCTCCTTCGCCCGCGCCACCGACTAG
- a CDS encoding GntR family transcriptional regulator, translating into MALPDIEPVSRESTAEIIARQLRDAIMYGSLPPGTQLGETELASRFQVSRGPLREAMQRLVSEGLLRAERHRGLFVIDLGPADVYDIYSARSAIERAAVIRIMRGGDRENVAATLDETVRAMAVAADDDDPTALSDADLKFHEALIAASGSPRLVRMARTLLIETRMCLAELQRTYQAVEERVGEHNQIIEAIRAGDEDLVLSLLEAHMEDAVRRLAPGTSLTAGAAP; encoded by the coding sequence ATGGCGCTGCCGGACATCGAACCGGTCAGCCGGGAGTCCACCGCCGAGATCATCGCGCGGCAGCTGCGCGACGCGATCATGTACGGCTCCCTGCCGCCCGGCACCCAGCTCGGCGAGACCGAGCTGGCGTCGAGGTTCCAGGTCTCCCGCGGGCCGCTGCGCGAGGCGATGCAGCGGCTGGTCTCCGAGGGCCTGCTGCGCGCGGAACGGCACCGCGGGCTGTTCGTGATCGACCTGGGCCCGGCCGACGTGTACGACATCTACTCGGCGCGGTCGGCGATCGAGCGCGCCGCGGTCATCCGGATCATGCGCGGCGGCGACCGGGAGAACGTCGCGGCGACGCTGGACGAGACCGTGCGGGCGATGGCCGTGGCCGCCGATGACGACGACCCGACCGCGCTGTCGGACGCCGACCTCAAGTTCCACGAGGCGCTGATCGCCGCCTCCGGCAGCCCCCGCCTCGTCCGGATGGCGCGCACGCTGCTGATCGAGACGCGGATGTGCCTCGCCGAGCTGCAGCGCACCTACCAGGCGGTGGAGGAGCGCGTCGGCGAGCACAACCAGATTATCGAGGCGATCCGCGCCGGGGACGAGGACCTCGTGCTCTCCCTGCTGGAGGCCCACATGGAGGACGCCGTCCGACGCCTCGCCCCCGGAACGAGCCTCACCGCGGGCGCGGCGCCCTAG
- a CDS encoding maleate cis-trans isomerase family protein, producing the protein MPTIGFIYPDHAVEDEYPFAARLLGADVRLPVEHIYGTDLHAVPELLDLGSPERLAEGARLLAKHEPDAVVWACTSGSFVYRWDGAADQVAKLAAAAGKPASSTSFAFANAALALGLRRVSVAASYPAGVAEYFVEFLGAGGVEVVSMASADIDTAAEVGRLSPEAVIEFAVAHDHPGADAVLVPDTAMRTLDVVDEIEKRLGKPVLTANQVTVWEGLRLVGAHPRTDALGTLFRTGGA; encoded by the coding sequence ATGCCGACGATCGGCTTCATCTACCCCGACCACGCGGTGGAGGACGAGTACCCGTTCGCGGCGCGACTGCTCGGCGCTGACGTGCGGCTCCCGGTCGAGCACATCTACGGCACGGACCTGCACGCGGTGCCCGAGCTGCTGGACCTCGGCAGCCCGGAACGGCTCGCCGAGGGCGCGCGGCTGCTGGCCAAGCACGAGCCGGACGCGGTCGTCTGGGCGTGCACCAGCGGGAGCTTCGTCTACCGGTGGGACGGCGCGGCCGACCAGGTCGCGAAACTGGCCGCCGCCGCGGGGAAACCGGCCTCCAGCACGTCCTTCGCCTTCGCCAACGCGGCGCTGGCGCTCGGGCTCCGCCGGGTCTCGGTCGCCGCGAGCTACCCGGCCGGCGTCGCGGAGTACTTCGTGGAGTTCCTCGGCGCGGGCGGTGTGGAGGTCGTGTCCATGGCGAGCGCCGACATCGACACGGCCGCCGAGGTGGGCAGGCTCAGTCCCGAGGCGGTGATCGAGTTCGCGGTGGCGCACGACCACCCCGGCGCCGACGCCGTCCTGGTGCCGGACACCGCGATGCGCACGCTCGACGTGGTCGACGAGATCGAGAAGCGGCTCGGCAAGCCCGTGCTGACCGCGAACCAGGTGACCGTCTGGGAGGGCCTGCGGCTGGTCGGCGCGCACCCCAGGACCGACGCCCTCGGCACACTTTTCCGCACAGGAGGTGCGTGA
- a CDS encoding maleate cis-trans isomerase family protein, which translates to MDLDLLEFDGPLAQRGIGVIAPFDLALERELWRWVPMEVSLHLARTPYEPVPVSMEMARLVSNSAHLAAATRDVLHVEPEVVAYLCTSGSFVNGVDYERSLCKAICDAGAPDAVTTSGALAEVLQQLDLRAVSVITPYDEDLTRSLQAFLTELGVRTVSSDYLGLGGGIWKVGYRTIAERILAANHPEAEAIFVSCTNLPTYDLIEPLERRLGKPVLTANQLTMWACLRRMRLPIVGPGGWLREVT; encoded by the coding sequence TTGGATTTGGATCTCTTGGAGTTCGACGGTCCGCTCGCCCAGCGGGGGATCGGCGTGATCGCCCCGTTCGACCTGGCGCTGGAGCGGGAGCTGTGGCGGTGGGTGCCGATGGAGGTCTCCCTGCACCTGGCCCGCACCCCGTACGAACCGGTGCCGGTCAGCATGGAGATGGCCAGGCTGGTCAGCAACAGCGCCCACCTCGCCGCGGCCACCAGGGACGTGCTGCACGTCGAGCCCGAGGTCGTGGCGTACCTGTGCACCTCCGGCAGCTTCGTCAACGGCGTGGACTACGAGCGCTCGCTGTGCAAGGCGATCTGCGACGCGGGCGCCCCGGACGCGGTGACCACCTCCGGCGCGCTCGCCGAGGTGCTGCAGCAGCTGGACCTGCGGGCGGTCTCGGTGATCACCCCCTACGACGAGGACCTGACCAGGAGCCTGCAGGCCTTCCTGACCGAACTGGGCGTGCGCACGGTCTCCAGCGACTACCTCGGGCTGGGCGGAGGGATCTGGAAGGTCGGCTACCGCACCATCGCCGAGCGCATCCTCGCCGCGAACCACCCCGAGGCCGAGGCGATCTTCGTCAGCTGCACCAACCTGCCCACCTACGACCTGATCGAGCCGCTGGAGCGCAGGCTCGGCAAGCCCGTGCTCACGGCCAACCAGCTGACCATGTGGGCCTGCCTGCGCCGGATGCGGCTGCCCATCGTGGGGCCGGGCGGCTGGCTCCGCGAGGTCACCTGA
- a CDS encoding D-2-hydroxyacid dehydrogenase, which produces MQGIEAAAVVRYTREDGLAEALRGADALFVYDFLSKAVPGAWHAADRLRWVHIASAGVDPVLFPGLRDSDVVLTNSRGVFDRPIAEYVLGVLLAFAKDFARSAELQSRKRWLHRETERLTGKRALVVGTGPIGRAIAGLLRAVGLEVTGVGRRARADDPDFGTVHAADRLVDHLPDADFVIAVAPLTEHTKGMFDSRAFDAMRPTARFVNVGRGELVVTSDLVDALRDGVIAGAALDVFETEPLPQDSPLWTMENVLVSPHMSGDFVGWRDALVEVFADNFRRWRADRDLRNVVDKQLGYVPSTR; this is translated from the coding sequence ATGCAGGGCATCGAGGCCGCCGCGGTGGTTCGTTACACCCGCGAGGACGGCCTGGCCGAAGCGCTGCGCGGCGCGGACGCGCTGTTCGTCTACGACTTCCTCTCCAAGGCCGTTCCGGGTGCCTGGCACGCCGCCGACCGGCTCCGCTGGGTGCATATCGCCAGCGCAGGAGTGGACCCGGTGCTCTTCCCCGGACTCAGGGACAGCGACGTGGTGCTGACCAACTCCCGCGGCGTCTTCGACCGCCCGATCGCCGAGTACGTGCTGGGCGTGCTGCTGGCCTTCGCCAAGGATTTCGCTCGTTCGGCCGAACTCCAGAGCCGGAAACGTTGGCTGCACAGGGAAACCGAGCGACTGACCGGCAAACGTGCGCTCGTCGTCGGCACCGGCCCGATCGGCAGGGCCATCGCCGGGCTGCTGCGCGCGGTCGGACTGGAGGTGACCGGGGTCGGCCGCCGTGCCCGCGCGGACGACCCGGACTTCGGCACCGTCCACGCGGCCGACCGGCTCGTCGACCACCTGCCGGACGCGGACTTCGTCATCGCGGTCGCGCCGCTGACCGAGCACACCAAGGGGATGTTCGACTCCCGCGCGTTCGACGCGATGCGCCCGACCGCTCGGTTCGTCAACGTCGGCCGCGGCGAGCTGGTGGTGACCTCCGACCTGGTCGACGCGCTGCGCGACGGGGTGATCGCCGGAGCCGCGCTCGACGTGTTCGAGACCGAGCCGCTGCCCCAAGACAGTCCTTTGTGGACGATGGAGAACGTCCTTGTCTCACCGCACATGTCCGGCGACTTCGTCGGCTGGCGGGACGCGCTGGTCGAGGTCTTCGCGGACAACTTTCGGCGGTGGCGGGCCGATCGTGATCTTCGTAATGTCGTCGACAAGCAGCTGGGCTACGTGCCGAGCACACGCTGA
- a CDS encoding amidase, with protein MPTASELAAAYSSGELSPVEATRSALDAIERADGDYNAYCLVDAEAAMEQAKASEQRWHDGNPIGWLDGVPASIKDMFLSVGWPTLRGSRCIDPEQPWVVDSPVTARMRENGLVLLGKTTTPELGWKGVTDSPLTGVTRNPWDATKTAGGSSGGSAAAVAAGMGALSVGTDGGGSVRIPASFCGIVGFKPTHGRIPLFPASPFGPLSHAGPMALSVDDIALLQDVLALPDYRDPAALPQLVGTYREAVRRDVRGLRAAFSPDLGYVGVDPEVAEIVAAAVRAIDEAGLHVDQADPGFQDPKEAFWVLWSTGAAKWLDTFPAGSADQLDPGLRMLWEQGGTYTASDYLGANAERAALGITMGEFHTRHDVLITPTMPITAFEAGVDVPPGSGMRSWPDWTPFTYPFNMTQQPAISMPVGRTAAGLPVGLQIVGPRHSDDLVLAVARLVEEVVPAR; from the coding sequence CTGCCGACGGCGAGCGAACTGGCCGCCGCGTACTCCTCCGGAGAGCTTTCGCCGGTGGAGGCGACCCGGTCCGCGCTCGACGCCATCGAGCGCGCGGACGGCGACTACAACGCCTACTGCCTCGTCGACGCCGAAGCCGCTATGGAGCAGGCCAAGGCTTCCGAGCAACGGTGGCACGACGGCAACCCGATCGGCTGGCTGGACGGCGTTCCCGCCTCGATCAAGGACATGTTCCTCAGCGTCGGCTGGCCGACGCTGCGCGGGTCGCGCTGCATCGACCCGGAGCAGCCGTGGGTGGTGGACAGCCCGGTCACCGCGCGGATGCGGGAGAACGGCCTGGTGCTGCTGGGAAAGACCACGACTCCCGAGCTCGGGTGGAAGGGTGTGACCGACAGCCCGCTCACCGGTGTGACCCGGAACCCTTGGGACGCAACGAAAACCGCGGGCGGGTCCAGCGGTGGCAGCGCGGCCGCCGTCGCCGCGGGCATGGGCGCGCTCTCGGTGGGCACCGATGGCGGTGGCTCGGTGCGGATTCCCGCTTCGTTCTGCGGGATCGTCGGTTTCAAGCCGACGCACGGGCGCATCCCGTTGTTCCCCGCGAGCCCCTTCGGTCCGCTGTCGCACGCGGGTCCCATGGCGCTGTCCGTCGACGACATCGCGCTGCTGCAGGACGTGCTGGCGTTGCCCGACTACCGTGATCCGGCGGCACTTCCCCAGCTCGTCGGCACCTACCGCGAGGCCGTGCGGCGCGACGTCCGCGGGCTGCGCGCGGCGTTCTCGCCGGACCTCGGCTACGTCGGCGTGGACCCCGAGGTCGCGGAGATCGTGGCGGCGGCGGTGCGGGCGATCGACGAGGCCGGACTGCACGTCGACCAGGCCGACCCCGGTTTCCAGGACCCTAAGGAGGCGTTCTGGGTGCTGTGGTCGACCGGCGCCGCGAAGTGGCTGGACACCTTCCCCGCGGGCTCGGCCGACCAGCTCGACCCCGGGCTGCGGATGCTGTGGGAGCAGGGCGGGACGTACACCGCCAGCGACTACCTCGGCGCGAACGCCGAACGGGCCGCGCTGGGCATCACCATGGGCGAGTTCCACACCAGGCACGACGTGCTGATCACGCCGACCATGCCGATCACCGCGTTCGAGGCCGGCGTGGACGTGCCCCCGGGTAGCGGTATGCGGAGCTGGCCGGACTGGACGCCGTTCACCTACCCGTTCAACATGACGCAGCAGCCCGCGATCAGCATGCCGGTCGGCCGGACCGCCGCGGGGCTGCCCGTGGGCCTGCAGATCGTCGGGCCCCGTCACTCCGACGATCTCGTGCTCGCCGTCGCGCGCCTGGTCGAGGAGGTCGTCCCCGCCCGCTAG
- a CDS encoding succinic semialdehyde dehydrogenase, protein MIDKNIVLSSSGTTTSVVTPLTGSHYAALPVSTVDDVAEAYARAAAAQREWCAVAPRERGQVLLRFHDLLLSRQAEALDIIQTATGKARWHAFEELAGTAVGARYYGRRAERMLACTRRSGFLPGVIRVDEVRRPKGVVGVISPWNYPLELGVSDGLAAVAAGNGVVHKPDVQGALTALWGVGLLREAGMPEDLWQVVVGDGPTIGGAVVDGADHVCFTGSTRTGREVAKRAAERLVGVSLELGGKNALLVLDDANPDRAAEIAVRACFTSAGQLCVSTERLYVHDAVHDAFMECFLRRVRHMRLGVGLDWSAEMGSLASQRQLGVVEEHVRDAVEKGARVLTGGKRRPDVGPYCYEPTVLAGVTEDMTCFAEETFGPVVSVYRCSTVDEAVHMANDTRYGLNASVLSGNVRSGRVVAARLNSGSVNVNEGYASSYGSVDAPMGGIGDSGIGRRHGAEGLLRFTEAQTIASRRGIGLGRPPLVGFRSLARGYTLLLKLFRALGRS, encoded by the coding sequence ATGATCGACAAGAACATCGTCCTGTCGTCGTCGGGGACCACCACCTCCGTGGTCACCCCGCTGACCGGCAGCCACTACGCGGCGCTTCCCGTGTCCACTGTGGACGACGTGGCCGAGGCGTACGCGCGAGCGGCGGCGGCGCAACGCGAATGGTGCGCCGTTGCGCCGAGAGAACGCGGTCAGGTCCTGCTGCGCTTCCACGATCTCTTGCTGTCACGGCAAGCAGAGGCCCTGGACATCATCCAGACGGCGACCGGGAAAGCTCGCTGGCACGCCTTCGAGGAGCTGGCCGGGACGGCGGTGGGAGCCCGCTACTACGGCAGGCGCGCCGAGCGGATGCTGGCCTGCACCAGGCGTTCCGGCTTCCTGCCCGGCGTCATCCGGGTCGACGAGGTGCGGCGGCCCAAGGGCGTGGTCGGCGTCATCTCGCCGTGGAACTACCCGCTCGAACTGGGGGTCTCCGACGGGCTCGCCGCCGTGGCCGCGGGCAACGGCGTCGTGCACAAGCCCGACGTCCAGGGCGCGCTGACCGCGCTGTGGGGAGTCGGCCTGCTGCGTGAAGCCGGTATGCCCGAGGACCTGTGGCAGGTGGTCGTCGGCGACGGTCCCACGATCGGCGGAGCGGTGGTCGACGGAGCGGACCACGTCTGCTTCACCGGTTCCACGCGCACCGGGCGCGAGGTCGCCAAGCGCGCGGCGGAGCGGCTCGTCGGCGTGTCGTTGGAGCTGGGCGGGAAGAACGCGTTGCTGGTGCTCGACGACGCGAACCCGGACAGGGCCGCGGAGATCGCGGTGCGCGCGTGCTTCACCTCGGCGGGGCAGCTCTGCGTCTCAACCGAGCGGCTGTACGTGCACGACGCCGTCCACGACGCGTTCATGGAGTGCTTCCTCCGGCGGGTTCGGCACATGCGGCTCGGTGTCGGGCTGGACTGGTCGGCGGAGATGGGGTCCCTTGCCTCCCAACGCCAACTCGGCGTCGTCGAGGAGCACGTGCGCGATGCCGTCGAGAAGGGCGCGCGCGTGCTCACCGGGGGCAAGAGACGCCCTGATGTCGGGCCGTACTGCTATGAGCCCACCGTGCTCGCGGGCGTCACCGAGGACATGACGTGCTTCGCCGAGGAGACCTTCGGACCGGTCGTCTCGGTGTACCGCTGCTCCACTGTGGACGAAGCGGTGCACATGGCCAACGACACCCGCTACGGCCTCAACGCGAGCGTGCTGAGCGGGAACGTCCGAAGTGGACGCGTCGTGGCCGCGCGGCTGAACTCCGGGTCGGTCAACGTGAACGAGGGCTACGCGTCGAGCTACGGCAGTGTGGACGCGCCGATGGGCGGGATCGGGGACTCCGGCATCGGCAGGCGGCACGGTGCCGAGGGCCTGCTCCGCTTCACCGAGGCGCAGACCATCGCCAGCCGGCGCGGCATCGGCCTCGGCCGTCCACCGCTGGTCGGCTTCCGATCGCTGGCGCGCGGATACACCTTGCTGCTCAAGCTCTTCCGCGCGCTCGGCCGGTCCTAG